The Corvus cornix cornix isolate S_Up_H32 chromosome 6, ASM73873v5, whole genome shotgun sequence genome includes the window GCACGGGCATCTTCCTGCCCAGCTGGAGCCTCACTTTACCCTCGTCCTGTCCCCACAGGAAGGGGGCCGTCTGGCCAGCTCAGGGAGAGGGGTGACAGGAAGGAGCTGTTATTCATTGTcctcagctcagctgggagTGACAGGTCCTTCCTGCCCCACGTGTCCAGCCTGGCCGTGGGGCCGATGGGACAGGGCTGTTCCCACAGGGCCAAAGCCCAGTGTAGTGAGGGCATGGTGGTGTGGGACTGGCACTGGCATGGCTCAGATCCCTGTGCAATGCTGGCTGCTGAAGGGCTGCGGGGACATGTCTGGGGGCTGTTTTGTGGAGAGCCAGCTCAGTTCAGCCCGTTGCTGGGACAGCTGCAGTCTGGCAGTAGTGCCCTCTGTCCCCCTGATGCCCAGGACGCTGTGTGCCTGCTGTCTTGCCTGCAGCTGGTCCCTGTCATCCTGGGGTGGGCAGAGGGGACGGTGAAGTCCTGACCCCCcctttgctgcagctcagcctttGTAATCCCCTTCTTGTTCCAACTCACCAGCTTATTTCCTGGCTAATTCCCCAAGCTATAAATACTGCTCTGCCTCAAAGGGCCCCGAGGCCCTGTGGCCGCCCCACAGGGCAGCGACTGATCCCCCTAACATGGAAGCAAGAGCCCTTGGCCCCTCTGAGGGCAAAGGGTGTCACTTGGGGGAGCAACTGCTGTGGGGCCAGTGGGATCTTGGGCAGGGCTAGCTTTAGCCCAGTTCCCCCTTGCTGCATTGGGGACTGTTCTTCACTGGGCAGGGTGATCCCTCAGACCCTCGCTGAAGTGCAGGAAGTCCCCAGGAAGAACCTGTGGGTGTGGGCAGGTGGGGGACTCAGGGCCCAAGGGGGAACCCTGTCCTTTGGCTGAATATCTCCCCCTCCTCAGGCCGCAATGAGCCCCTGAAGAAGGAGTGTCCCAAGTGGAAGAGCGACTACCCCATGACAGACGGGCAGCTGCGCAGCAAGCGGGACGAGTTTTGGGACACGGCACCCGCCTTTGAAGGCCGCAAGGAGATCTGGGATGCCCTGAAGGCAGCTGCCTATGCTGTAGAAGCCAATGACCACAGCCTGGCCCAGGCCATCCTCGATGGAGCCAGCATCACCCTGCCCCATGGTGAGGGTCAGCACTGGGGGTTTGGGTGGGGTGTGTGCTGAGTGCCCCATATCTGGGCACACAGGAGTCCTAGGCTGGAGTAGAAAGGGGCTCCCACCTGCTATCcagagctcagcccagccaAGGGgagcaaggcaggctgtgccaCACTGCTTAGGGTGGCTCTGTCCACATTTGGGTGGTCCATGGGGATGCCCACTCTTAGCATCTcatcctgctgtccccagggtcCCTGACGGAGTGCTATGATGAGCTGGGCAACCGGTACCAGCTGCCCGTTTACTGCCTTGCACCCCCCGTCAACCTGATCCTGGAGCGGAGCGAGGAGGAGGCGGTGGAACCAGTGGAGCCTCTGCCCAACACCCGGCGGGAGTTCGCCCTCAAGGTGCGCCTCTCCACCGGCAAGGACCTGCGGCTCAGCGCCAGCATGAGTGACACCATCGGGCAGctgaagaagcagctgcaggcGCAGGAGGGCATTGACCTGGCCTGGCAGCGGTGGTTCTTCTCAGGCAAGCTGCTCACTGACCGCACACGACTGCAGGAGACCAAGATCCAGAAGGATTTTGTTGTGCAAGTGATTGTCAATCAGCCCCTCCCACCCAGGAACTGAGCCACCCCCTACTGGTTGAGGGGAGATGGCAGGGGTCTGGGGTACAGTGGCACCTCTGGGGATTCCCTGTGCTGTGTTCCAACGCATCTGGAGCCACTCCTGCTCCCCCCTGAGGCTGCCCAGAAAGGTCTGCATGGGGCTGTGCCACCGTGGTGGCTCCCCTTGGCTGGGGACACGGGCAGGCGCCGTGTTTGCTGCAGGAGGTTCGAGACCAAATGTCTCTGGGGCTggggctcctctgccaggctgtgccagcagggagaGACTGTGACCCACTGGGCTCTGGCTTCCCCTGGCCAGGAGACCCatggggtgctgggctgggtggaGATGTCTCCCCTCTGTACATAGTCTGTATTTATCAATAAAGCCTTTTCATCCTTCCTCTGGccttggggacaggctggagggGGCTGTAACCCATAGCCACGGGAGGTCCCTGTGCTTTTCCTATATCTACTCCCATGTCAGAATGGGCACAGGGTGGCCAAGGGTAGCCTGGACAACTCAGCTTTGTTCCCTAGTGCCACCCTGACCCtgtcctgccagccctggctggttGCCTGCCAGGACCCTTTCCCAGCATTACCAGCATTGACCCATTGTCATTCCGGCTGCTTCTCAGTGTGGGGTCACCACCTCCCTTTCCTGGTGCTTCCCCTCTGGAGATTTAAGCCTATGTCTGCCCTTGAGCTAGGTGGGACAGTCCGTGGAGGGGAAAAGTCCCAAGATGACCTTCATGGCCACCATGGCCTGCCCTGGTGAAAACAGCATCTTTCTGCTGTGGCACCCATGGGACAGGGCACCCAAGGATGGCCCTGGGAACTGCCCAGGAGGGTAACAGTGACGTGGCTGTCTGTTCCTCCCCCGGGTCCTGTGCTGGTGGACAGTGCCCAGCGCATTAActgtcctggcacagggcagtgtTGGCCTCATCTTACAAGGGGGGAGTGCTCAGGAGATTTGAACAATGTTCCTGCTGCCGGGAAtagctgctggctctgcctgttGGCCCCACGTGAGGCCAgtctcctgctgccaggctgccatGTGCAGTGAGGGAGGCCAGGCAGCCACGGGGaccctggcagggctgctcgGAACGTTCCACACCTGAGGTCATCCTCTAAAGCTGCACAGAGGGGCCGTGACTCCTGGCATCTcatgctgcctgctgctggctaAGAGGCTTGAGAGGACCCATTGCCTCTCTTTGGGGTGGGCAGGCCCCCTTCCTGCCAAAGGTTCCAGGGAGCCTCAGGCTGTGTTGGTGGCTACTGCAGCATCTGGTTGCACAGAGACGGGGTGATGGGAGCCACGGGAGCATCTTGCTTGTCCAGGGTCGGTGGCACAGGCATAGGTGCCATGCCTGTGGGATGGCCCTGGAttgtgtccctgctctgctgagcctcTCTTGACTGGCTGTCACAGGTTCTGCACACCCCAGCTCCCCATAACAAGCACAGGTGTCCTGGTCAACCcagggtggggggggggggtggttctCTTTAAGAGGGTGTGGGGCTGGAGAGGTGAGTCAGGGCCACCAGAAAGCAGGCGGGTGAGCTCATGGCAAAGCTGCCCCAGTCAtgtggagcagccacagctgttgATGCCCTTGGACTGTGGGACAGAGGGGCCAGCAGCATAAAGCCCCAAGGCCAGCGAAGCCGCCGGCAGCATCAGGGGCCAGGACTGGGCACTCCCTGCCTGTGGTAGCAAGGAGAGGAGGACACATCCTGCGCAGGACTGTGCACTGCGGGCAGACATGGAGCTGGATGTGGAACGGGCCAAGGAGCTCATTGAGCAGaagctggcagaggaggaggaggaggaggtgggtcCATAGGGCAGGGGGACCTTCCTGGGCTCTAGTAGGAACCCCCATTGCACTGTGTCCATCCTTAGGGACTCCGATGTGAGGAGGCTGGCACCGACCTTGCCGTCCTGGGGGATATAGCAAGGTGTCCAAGGGCTCTCAGGGGGATCAGGTTCCCaacccagcagctccagcccatggggcagagctgagcagcaagCAGGTGCCCAGCTTACCGAGCAGGGTGGGGAGGCAAGTGCAAGCCCAAGAGCTGCCAGGCACCCCCGTAGACCTCAGCGGCGAGCTGGGAGCCCCGCGCAGAGCCACCTCCCCCGGCAGGCTGGGCATGGAGGCAGTGGGGCTGCTCTGTGGCCAGCCAAgaccctgcagcacctgctgtgcctgtgcagaaACTCAAAGGGGATGGTGCACGGGAGCCGCCGGCCGTGGAGCGTATGAACACacctgagctggaggaggagaaacgCTGTGGCCCCAGGAACAGGGGCCTTGAGGCCATCAAGGTGAGTGGATTGGGGTGCGGGGTGGCCAGGGGTGGCTGGTCGCACAGAAGTCAAACGGGGGACTGTGTGTGCTCACCAGGGCCAGGAGAGGGTGCGGAGGAGTTCAGTGGATCTGAGGCGGGAGATCATCGACGTGGGCAGCATCCAACGACT containing:
- the UBTD1 gene encoding ubiquitin domain-containing protein 1, encoding MGGCVGRQRRERPAAGGNARKRAGRNEPLKKECPKWKSDYPMTDGQLRSKRDEFWDTAPAFEGRKEIWDALKAAAYAVEANDHSLAQAILDGASITLPHGSLTECYDELGNRYQLPVYCLAPPVNLILERSEEEAVEPVEPLPNTRREFALKVRLSTGKDLRLSASMSDTIGQLKKQLQAQEGIDLAWQRWFFSGKLLTDRTRLQETKIQKDFVVQVIVNQPLPPRN